From Plasmodium falciparum 3D7 genome assembly, chromosome: 9, one genomic window encodes:
- a CDS encoding autophagy-related protein 3, putative has translation MSDQINVKHKIGDTCRKLYSYFKTVNNTSTFIQNGTLTPSEFVDSGDFLVYKFKTWEWQEADKDRVVPYLPENKQFLITKNVPCKQRIKDLNNIVHDLKIVDNDWLLPSYEEDNNPTDIYEYL, from the exons atgagTGACCAAATAAATGTCAAACATAAAATAGGAGATACTTGCCGAAAGCtgtattcatattttaaaacaGTTAATAATACATCTACTTTTATTCAAAATg gTACTCTAACTCCCTCAGAATTTGTTGATTCTGGAGACTTTTTAGTctataaatttaaaacatGGGAatg gCAAGAAGCTGATAAAGATAGAGTAGTACCATATTTACCAGAAAACAAACAATTTTTAATTACCAAAAATGTTCCATGTAAACAGCGCATAAAAGACCTTAATAATATAGTCCACGATTTG AAAATTGTAGATAATGATTGGTTACTCCCAAGTTATGAAGAAGATAACAATCCCACagatatatatgaat atttataa
- a CDS encoding autophagy-related protein 3, putative, producing the protein MSDQINVKHKIGDTCRKLYSYFKTVNNTSTFIQNGTLTPSEFVDSGDFLVYKFKTWEWQEADKDRVVPYLPENKQFLITKNVPCKQRIKDLNNIVHDLKIVDNDWLLPSYEEDNNPTDIYEYLPNSEYTINDKNVQNVQNIYNYEEEEEDDNCDEAIDINNFYMENNLIKEHDPASINSTSCYSKNMLHDNLMKIRTYDVSITYDKYYQTPRIWLFGYNENGDPLKSEEIFEDILSDYSYKTVTYDPHPCTGVMTASIHPCKHAEAILNVVNNWISEEKEPRHDLYLLFLLKFISGVIPTIEYDFTTDIEIPRDSNAGL; encoded by the exons atgagTGACCAAATAAATGTCAAACATAAAATAGGAGATACTTGCCGAAAGCtgtattcatattttaaaacaGTTAATAATACATCTACTTTTATTCAAAATg gTACTCTAACTCCCTCAGAATTTGTTGATTCTGGAGACTTTTTAGTctataaatttaaaacatGGGAatg gCAAGAAGCTGATAAAGATAGAGTAGTACCATATTTACCAGAAAACAAACAATTTTTAATTACCAAAAATGTTCCATGTAAACAGCGCATAAAAGACCTTAATAATATAGTCCACGATTTG AAAATTGTAGATAATGATTGGTTACTCCCAAGTTATGAAGAAGATAACAATCCCACagatatatatgaat ATTTACCTAATAGTGAATACACAATTAATGACaaaaatgtacaaaatgtacaaaat atttataattatgaagaGGAAGAAGAAGACGATAATTGCGATGAAGCAATTGATATAAACAATTTCTATATGGAAAATAACCTTAttaaa gAACATGATCCTGCATCAATAAATAGTACAAGTTGTTACTCTAAGAATATGTTGCATGATA aTCTTATGAAAATACGTACGTATGATGTTAGTATAACGTACgataaatattatcaaaCACCTCGAATATGGCTCTTTGGATATAATGag AATGGTGATCCTTTAAAATCAGAGGAAATTTTTGAGGACATATTATCAGATTATAGTTATAAAACAGTCACG tATGATCCTCATCCGTGTACTGGTGTTATGACAGCTTCTATACATCCATGCAA gCACGCAGAGGCAATTTTGAATGTTGTTAATAATTGGATAAGTGAAGAAAAAGAACCAAg GCATGATTTGTATCTCTTGTTTttgttaaaatttatatctgGGGTCATACCAACAATTGAGTATGATTTTACTACAGATATAGAAATTCCAAGGGATAGCAATGCAGGATTATGA
- a CDS encoding autophagy-related protein 3, putative, translating to MSDQINVKHKIGDTCRKLYSYFKTVNNTSTFIQNGTLTPSEFVDSGDFLVYKFKTWEWQEADKDRVVPYLPENKQFLITKNVPCKQRIKDLNNIVHDLKIVDNDWLLPSYEEDNNPTDIYEYLPNSEYTINDKNIYNYEEEEEDDNCDEAIDINNFYMENNLIKEHDPASINSTSCYSKNMLHDNLMKIRTYDVSITYDKYYQTPRIWLFGYNENGDPLKSEEIFEDILSDYSYKTVTYDPHPCTGVMTASIHPCKHAEAILNVVNNWISEEKEPRHDLYLLFLLKFISGVIPTIEYDFTTDIEIPRDSNAGL from the exons atgagTGACCAAATAAATGTCAAACATAAAATAGGAGATACTTGCCGAAAGCtgtattcatattttaaaacaGTTAATAATACATCTACTTTTATTCAAAATg gTACTCTAACTCCCTCAGAATTTGTTGATTCTGGAGACTTTTTAGTctataaatttaaaacatGGGAatg gCAAGAAGCTGATAAAGATAGAGTAGTACCATATTTACCAGAAAACAAACAATTTTTAATTACCAAAAATGTTCCATGTAAACAGCGCATAAAAGACCTTAATAATATAGTCCACGATTTG AAAATTGTAGATAATGATTGGTTACTCCCAAGTTATGAAGAAGATAACAATCCCACagatatatatgaat ATTTACCTAATAGTGAATACACAATTAATGACaaaaat atttataattatgaagaGGAAGAAGAAGACGATAATTGCGATGAAGCAATTGATATAAACAATTTCTATATGGAAAATAACCTTAttaaa gAACATGATCCTGCATCAATAAATAGTACAAGTTGTTACTCTAAGAATATGTTGCATGATA aTCTTATGAAAATACGTACGTATGATGTTAGTATAACGTACgataaatattatcaaaCACCTCGAATATGGCTCTTTGGATATAATGag AATGGTGATCCTTTAAAATCAGAGGAAATTTTTGAGGACATATTATCAGATTATAGTTATAAAACAGTCACG tATGATCCTCATCCGTGTACTGGTGTTATGACAGCTTCTATACATCCATGCAA gCACGCAGAGGCAATTTTGAATGTTGTTAATAATTGGATAAGTGAAGAAAAAGAACCAAg GCATGATTTGTATCTCTTGTTTttgttaaaatttatatctgGGGTCATACCAACAATTGAGTATGATTTTACTACAGATATAGAAATTCCAAGGGATAGCAATGCAGGATTATGA